The following proteins come from a genomic window of Sardina pilchardus chromosome 13, fSarPil1.1, whole genome shotgun sequence:
- the eif3k gene encoding eukaryotic translation initiation factor 3 subunit K isoform X2 has protein sequence MGTSFEQMRANVAKLLRGIDRYNPENLATLERYVETQARENAYDLEANLAVLKLYQFNPAYFQTTVTSQVLLKALTNLPHTDFTLCKCMIDQTHQEERPIRQILYLGNLLETCHFQAFWTSLEENRELIDGITGFEDSVRKFICHVVGITYQNIEHRLLAEMLGDPLDTQVKVWMSKYGWTEDEEGMIFIFNQEESIKPKNIVEKIDFESVSSIMATSQ, from the exons ATGGGCACGTCGTTCGAACAGATGCGAGCAAATGTAGCCAAGCTACTTCGTGGTATTGACAG GTACAACCCGGAGAATCTTGCGACTCTGGAGCGGTATGTAGAAACGCAAGCAAGAGAAAACGCGTATGACCTGGAAGCCAATCTTGCTGTTCTCAAACT CTACCAGTTCAACCCAGCGTATTTTCAGACCACAGTCACCTCGCAAGTCTTACTCAAGGCTCTGACAAATCTCCCCCACACAGACTTCACCCTATGCAAATGCATGATTGACCAGACACAT CAGGAGGAACGGCCGATCAGACAGATACTCTACCTGGGTAACCTTCTGGAGACATGCCATTTCCAGGCATTCTGG ACTAGTCTGGAGGAGAACAGGGAGCTTATTGATGGCATCACTGGATTTGAAGATTCAGTACGGAAGT TTATCTGCCATGTTGTGGGGATCACCTACCAGAACATTGAACACAGGCTTTTGGCTGAAATGTTGGGTGATCCATTGG ACACTCAGGTGAAAGTGTGGATGAGTAAATATGGCTGGACAGAGGATGAAGAGGGTATGATTTTCATCTTCAACCAGGAAGAGAGCATCAAACCCAAGAACATTGTGGAGAAGATTGACTTTGAAA GTGTCTCAAGCATAATGGCAACATCACAGTGA
- the eif3k gene encoding eukaryotic translation initiation factor 3 subunit K isoform X1: MGTSFEQMRANVAKLLRGIDRYNPENLATLERYVETQARENAYDLEANLAVLKLYQFNPAYFQTTVTSQVLLKALTNLPHTDFTLCKCMIDQTHQQEERPIRQILYLGNLLETCHFQAFWTSLEENRELIDGITGFEDSVRKFICHVVGITYQNIEHRLLAEMLGDPLDTQVKVWMSKYGWTEDEEGMIFIFNQEESIKPKNIVEKIDFESVSSIMATSQ, translated from the exons ATGGGCACGTCGTTCGAACAGATGCGAGCAAATGTAGCCAAGCTACTTCGTGGTATTGACAG GTACAACCCGGAGAATCTTGCGACTCTGGAGCGGTATGTAGAAACGCAAGCAAGAGAAAACGCGTATGACCTGGAAGCCAATCTTGCTGTTCTCAAACT CTACCAGTTCAACCCAGCGTATTTTCAGACCACAGTCACCTCGCAAGTCTTACTCAAGGCTCTGACAAATCTCCCCCACACAGACTTCACCCTATGCAAATGCATGATTGACCAGACACAT CAGCAGGAGGAACGGCCGATCAGACAGATACTCTACCTGGGTAACCTTCTGGAGACATGCCATTTCCAGGCATTCTGG ACTAGTCTGGAGGAGAACAGGGAGCTTATTGATGGCATCACTGGATTTGAAGATTCAGTACGGAAGT TTATCTGCCATGTTGTGGGGATCACCTACCAGAACATTGAACACAGGCTTTTGGCTGAAATGTTGGGTGATCCATTGG ACACTCAGGTGAAAGTGTGGATGAGTAAATATGGCTGGACAGAGGATGAAGAGGGTATGATTTTCATCTTCAACCAGGAAGAGAGCATCAAACCCAAGAACATTGTGGAGAAGATTGACTTTGAAA GTGTCTCAAGCATAATGGCAACATCACAGTGA